The Caldicellulosiruptoraceae bacterium PP1 nucleotide sequence AAAAACTCCGGGTAGAGGCTATAATATTTATATAAACAATGGGAATGAATATGCTGTAATTAATCTTTGTGGTCGTGTTTTTATGGAAAATTTTGAGTGCCCATTTAAGAGAATTGACGAAATTCTTGAAAGGTTGAAAACCAAGATAATTTTAGTTGATTTTCATGCTGAAGCAACATCTGAAAAAAAAGCATTTGGATATTACCTTGATGGCAGAGTAAGCTGCGTTTTTGGGACACATACACATGTTCAAACCTCTGATGAAAGAATCTTACCTAATGGAACTGCTTATATAACAGATGTTGGCATGACAGGGCCATATGAGTCAATATTAGGAGTTGATAAAGATTTGGTTATACAAAAGTTTATAACAATGCTTCCTGTGCGTTTTGAAGTAGCAAAAGGAATGGCACAGCTCAATGGAGTTATTATAGATATTGATGAAAATAGCGGAAAAGCAACAAATATACAAAGATTAAATTTCACTTTAGAAGAATAAAAAAATCCAAGGTAATCTTAAGAAATTACCTTGGATTTTTTTCATAATTTATAAATTAACATAATAAAATTTAGTAAGACCAAAGATGAGGGGGTAATACAAATTATTACAACATATAATTCCAAAATTGATGAAATATTAACCAAGTTTCCAACTGATATAGTCACACTTATTAGAAGTAAAATAAAGGATTTATATGAAATTAACGAAATAAGAATTTTTTTAGAAAAGCCATTAATAGTTATAGCAAAAAATGAATATATATTTTATAACTGTATAATTACTAACTATTATCTTGATACTATCATGAAAAATCTTACTGAAAATTCTTTATATACTTATGAGAGAGAGTTGATAAAAGGGTATTTTAGCATAAAAGGTGGTCATAGAATTGGTGTGTCAGGTAAGTTTACTGAAACAAATAAAAAAGTTATCTCTTTTACTCAAATCAATGGGCTAAACATTAGAATTGCAAAAGACATAAGGAATATTTCTGACAAAATAATACCATTTATATTAAAAAATAACAATAGCATTAAGAATCTCTTAATTATATCACCACCAGGTTGTGGAAAAACTACTCTTTTAAGAGATTTAATTAGAAATTTAAGTAACGGTAGAAATGATTTTGGCTTTAGAGGATTTTATATTGCAGTTATAGATGAAAGGTCTGAGATTGCAGCTTTTGGTAAAGAAAATATAGGTACAGATTTAGGAATAAGAACATATATATTAGATGGTGTTTCAAAATATAATGGGATGCTTATGGCAATAAGAAGTTTATCTCCAGATATATTAGCTATGGATGAATTAGGAGAGGAAGAAGATTATATTGCAATAAATGAAGCATCAAAAATGGGAGTTAAAGTTATTGCAACAGTCCATTCAAGTGGACTAGATGAATTGCAAAAAAGGAAAACAATGAAGCAAATAATCGACTCAAAAACTTTTGAAGTAGCTGTTGTATTAAGTAAAAATAATGGCCCTGGAACTATTGAAAAAATAACTAATTTAGGTGAATAAAATGATAAAGTTAATTGGCAGTATTTTAATAATTTTTTCCTCATTTCTACTTGGCTTTTCTAAATCTTACGAATTGAAAGAAAGGTCTTATTTTATAAATAATTTAATAACATTTTTAAAGTTTGCAAAAACAGAAATTATTTCAACAAGAAATACAATTAATCAAGTTATAGAAAAATATAACAACATAA carries:
- a CDS encoding TIGR00282 family metallophosphoesterase, whose protein sequence is MRFLAIGDVVGRPGRNIIKNSLNKVKENYHIDVVIANCENSAGGNGISKKVADELFSAGINVMTMGNHVWANKEIFAFIENEHRIVRPANYPEKTPGRGYNIYINNGNEYAVINLCGRVFMENFECPFKRIDEILERLKTKIILVDFHAEATSEKKAFGYYLDGRVSCVFGTHTHVQTSDERILPNGTAYITDVGMTGPYESILGVDKDLVIQKFITMLPVRFEVAKGMAQLNGVIIDIDENSGKATNIQRLNFTLEE
- the spoIIIAA gene encoding stage III sporulation protein AA, whose protein sequence is MLTKFPTDIVTLIRSKIKDLYEINEIRIFLEKPLIVIAKNEYIFYNCIITNYYLDTIMKNLTENSLYTYERELIKGYFSIKGGHRIGVSGKFTETNKKVISFTQINGLNIRIAKDIRNISDKIIPFILKNNNSIKNLLIISPPGCGKTTLLRDLIRNLSNGRNDFGFRGFYIAVIDERSEIAAFGKENIGTDLGIRTYILDGVSKYNGMLMAIRSLSPDILAMDELGEEEDYIAINEASKMGVKVIATVHSSGLDELQKRKTMKQIIDSKTFEVAVVLSKNNGPGTIEKITNLGE